In Thermobaculum terrenum ATCC BAA-798, one genomic interval encodes:
- a CDS encoding carbohydrate ABC transporter permease, translating to MSTVGVATKEKEAGRKSWRTWSTYVPMYIAIAPFYILFAVFGLFPIFFSLYLSFHSWDGIGEMRFVGLENFRYLVTDPNFWQSIVNTFVIWIISTIPMLVLALVLAFLLNWPIRGKGFYRAAYFIPNVTSIVAIAIIFGSIFGNNAGLLNAALQAVGLPTVQWLNNAWGIKIAIASMVIWRWTGYNAIIYLAGLQAIPSALYEAARVDGATGPQIFYHITLPMLRPVILFTVITSTIGGMQLFTEPQVLVGNGGGPGQSGLTMVLYLYQQAFTQNMFGYGAAIGWGLFVIIVLFSAFNWRVVQRAGTVGLR from the coding sequence ATGAGCACAGTAGGAGTGGCCACCAAGGAGAAGGAGGCGGGCAGGAAGTCCTGGCGGACCTGGAGCACGTACGTGCCGATGTACATCGCCATCGCCCCCTTCTACATCCTGTTCGCGGTGTTCGGGCTGTTCCCGATATTCTTCTCCCTCTACCTGTCCTTCCACAGCTGGGACGGCATAGGGGAGATGCGGTTCGTGGGGCTGGAGAACTTCCGCTACCTCGTGACTGACCCCAACTTCTGGCAGTCGATAGTCAACACCTTCGTCATCTGGATCATCTCGACGATCCCGATGCTCGTGCTCGCCCTGGTCCTGGCGTTCCTGCTCAACTGGCCGATCAGGGGCAAGGGCTTCTACCGGGCGGCGTACTTCATCCCGAACGTGACCTCGATCGTCGCGATCGCGATCATCTTCGGCTCGATCTTCGGCAACAACGCCGGCCTCCTCAACGCCGCGCTGCAGGCCGTGGGGCTGCCCACGGTGCAGTGGCTGAACAACGCCTGGGGCATCAAGATCGCGATAGCCTCCATGGTAATCTGGAGATGGACCGGCTACAATGCGATCATCTATCTAGCAGGGCTGCAGGCCATCCCCTCAGCGCTGTACGAGGCCGCCAGGGTCGACGGCGCTACTGGTCCACAGATCTTCTACCACATCACCCTGCCGATGCTGCGGCCGGTGATCCTCTTCACGGTGATCACCTCCACCATCGGCGGCATGCAGCTCTTCACTGAGCCTCAGGTGCTGGTGGGCAACGGCGGTGGTCCCGGCCAGTCGGGACTGACGATGGTGCTGTACCTCTACCAGCAGGCGTTCACCCAGAACATGTTCGGCTACGGCGCGGCGATCGGCTGGGGGCTGTTCGTCATCATCGTGCTCTTCTCGGCCTTCAACTGGCGGGTGGTCCAGAGGGCCGGCACGGTAGGTCTGAGATAG
- a CDS encoding carbohydrate ABC transporter permease encodes MAKRYFTSSIIHILLLLGVVISIFPFYWLVVMSTNTTGDIFRYPPKLTFGDQLVTNVQHVFQSINFLDSFINTLIVSVVTTILLLVFDSLAGFTFAKFDFPGKNILFLILLATFMVPGQLSTVPMFAIMATLGWVGSLKALIIPGAANAFGIFWIRQYAQEAVHDELLEAGRLDGCGHFRLWWHVGLPALRPALAFLGIFSFIYTWNDYFWPLVVLINPEHITLQVALSQLNGIYNTDYSMVMAGTLLATLPLIVIFLLGSQQFISDLTAGAVRE; translated from the coding sequence ATGGCAAAGCGCTACTTCACGAGCTCGATCATCCACATCCTCCTCCTGCTGGGGGTGGTGATCTCCATATTCCCGTTCTACTGGCTGGTGGTCATGTCGACCAACACCACGGGCGACATCTTCCGCTACCCCCCGAAGCTCACCTTCGGGGACCAGCTGGTGACCAACGTCCAGCACGTGTTCCAGAGCATCAACTTCCTGGACTCCTTCATTAATACTCTGATCGTGTCGGTGGTCACCACCATCCTGCTGCTGGTGTTCGACTCGCTCGCCGGCTTCACCTTCGCGAAGTTCGACTTCCCGGGCAAGAACATCCTGTTCCTCATCCTGCTGGCGACGTTCATGGTGCCCGGCCAGCTCTCCACGGTGCCGATGTTCGCCATCATGGCGACCCTGGGCTGGGTGGGTTCCCTCAAGGCGCTGATCATCCCGGGGGCGGCCAACGCCTTCGGCATCTTCTGGATCCGCCAGTACGCGCAGGAGGCCGTGCACGACGAGCTGCTAGAGGCGGGCAGGCTGGACGGCTGCGGGCACTTCCGCCTGTGGTGGCACGTGGGCCTGCCGGCGCTGCGGCCGGCGCTGGCTTTCCTGGGCATCTTCAGCTTCATCTACACCTGGAACGACTACTTCTGGCCCCTGGTGGTGCTGATCAACCCCGAGCACATCACCCTGCAGGTGGCGCTCTCGCAGCTCAACGGCATCTACAACACCGACTACAGCATGGTGATGGCGGGCACGCTACTTGCTACCTTACCCCTGATCGTGATATTCCTGCTGGGCAGCCAGCAGTTCATATCCGACCTAACGGCAGGTGCCGTGAGGGAATAG
- a CDS encoding GHMP kinase produces the protein MSEDEAIRVRIPVRVDFAGGWTDVHYFSSQEGGEVLNAAVLPCVEGEARWRGTQLDLRYSLDLPPGTGLGTSASVDVAWLAMTYRLMGRELTAVQLAEDAYRLEKLLGVEGGKQDQYAAALGGFNYLRFGPEDEPAEVEQLDIPLEVRAELEGRLLLAYTGQAHASGDLHERVWEAFRSGDRDKHEVLCRMRDLVPVARQALLDARFEELARVMTETYELSLRLDRGLVTPEMDRLAEAAHHAGAIGWKACGAGGGGCMLFLCQEGALPRLVERFGRMDVQVIPVRFQPSSEW, from the coding sequence ATGTCAGAGGATGAAGCTATCAGGGTGAGGATCCCAGTGCGGGTGGACTTCGCGGGCGGGTGGACCGACGTCCACTACTTCTCCAGCCAGGAGGGGGGCGAGGTGCTCAACGCCGCCGTGCTCCCCTGCGTGGAGGGCGAGGCCAGGTGGCGGGGCACGCAGCTGGACCTGCGGTACAGCCTGGACCTGCCGCCCGGCACGGGGCTGGGGACTTCGGCATCGGTGGACGTGGCCTGGCTGGCGATGACCTACCGGCTGATGGGGCGCGAGCTCACCGCCGTCCAGCTGGCCGAGGACGCTTACCGGCTCGAGAAGCTGCTCGGCGTGGAGGGCGGCAAGCAGGACCAGTACGCCGCCGCCCTGGGAGGCTTCAACTACCTGCGCTTCGGGCCCGAGGACGAGCCGGCGGAGGTGGAGCAGCTGGACATCCCGCTGGAGGTCAGGGCCGAGCTGGAGGGAAGGCTCCTGCTGGCCTACACGGGTCAGGCCCACGCCTCGGGCGACCTCCACGAGCGGGTGTGGGAGGCCTTCCGCAGCGGCGACCGCGACAAGCACGAGGTGCTCTGCCGCATGCGCGACCTGGTGCCCGTCGCCCGCCAGGCGCTCCTGGACGCCCGGTTCGAGGAGCTGGCGCGCGTGATGACCGAGACGTACGAGCTCTCGCTCCGCCTCGACAGGGGGCTCGTGACGCCCGAGATGGACCGCCTCGCCGAGGCCGCCCACCACGCCGGCGCGATCGGCTGGAAGGCTTGCGGCGCCGGAGGGGGCGGCTGCATGCTCTTCCTCTGCCAGGAGGGCGCGCTCCCCAGGCTGGTGGAGCGCTTCGGGCGGATGGACGTGCAGGTCATCCCCGTGCGCTTCCAGCCCAGCTCCGAATGGTGA
- a CDS encoding extracellular solute-binding protein, translating to MPKVLSRRDFLARAAAGLVGCALASMGCGTQTQGGTGGGRTTLNLWYWNRSIDDNILEQVNKRFPKANLVPQKIGGDYRSKLLITFAGKSYVPDIAGINVDIATYFPDADQFVDLQSVGANEVKSDYLEWKWLQGITPEGKMIGFPMDIGPIALFYREDILRKAGVPTDPDQLYERIKTWEEYFELGEFLKSKLPQRVSLADEITQIFQHVMAQGADWYQDKSGHFIGDQAHVKRAWDLAVTAHRKGLLANSARYSTDWNASADTGRFITFHGAVWMKLILKDAAPDTTGLWRVCPAPGGAGNSGGSFLSITRYCKDPQLAFDIISWVQNPENQLKAYVEIDLYPSTPSIYNRPEMNHPEEFFGGQNTNPIFSESARQVKPFYLGTEYNIINPIYAKELTNVATQGKDPERAWEDALHEIQKRLQLRGAWK from the coding sequence ATGCCGAAGGTCCTATCACGGCGCGACTTCCTGGCCAGGGCCGCTGCCGGCCTGGTGGGGTGCGCGCTGGCGTCGATGGGCTGCGGCACCCAGACGCAGGGAGGCACGGGAGGCGGCCGTACCACCCTCAACCTGTGGTACTGGAACCGCTCGATCGACGACAACATCCTCGAGCAGGTGAACAAGCGCTTCCCCAAGGCCAACCTCGTGCCGCAGAAGATCGGCGGCGACTACCGATCGAAGCTGCTGATCACCTTCGCCGGCAAGTCGTACGTCCCCGACATCGCCGGCATCAACGTGGACATCGCGACCTACTTCCCGGACGCCGACCAGTTCGTGGACCTCCAGAGCGTGGGGGCCAACGAGGTGAAGTCCGATTACCTGGAGTGGAAGTGGTTGCAGGGCATCACCCCTGAGGGCAAGATGATAGGCTTCCCGATGGACATCGGCCCCATAGCGCTCTTCTACCGCGAGGACATCCTGCGGAAGGCCGGAGTACCCACCGATCCTGACCAGCTCTACGAGCGGATCAAGACCTGGGAGGAGTACTTCGAGCTGGGCGAGTTCCTCAAGTCCAAGCTGCCCCAGAGGGTGTCCCTCGCCGACGAGATCACGCAGATCTTCCAGCACGTGATGGCTCAGGGTGCCGATTGGTACCAAGACAAGAGCGGGCACTTCATCGGCGACCAGGCCCACGTCAAGCGCGCCTGGGACCTGGCGGTCACCGCCCACAGGAAGGGGCTCCTGGCCAACTCAGCCCGCTACTCCACCGACTGGAACGCCTCCGCCGACACCGGCAGGTTCATCACCTTCCACGGTGCGGTGTGGATGAAGCTCATCCTCAAGGACGCTGCTCCAGACACCACCGGTCTGTGGCGGGTGTGCCCCGCGCCGGGCGGAGCGGGCAACAGCGGTGGCTCCTTCCTGTCGATCACCCGCTACTGCAAAGATCCGCAGCTGGCGTTCGACATCATCAGCTGGGTGCAGAACCCCGAGAACCAGCTCAAGGCTTACGTGGAGATAGACCTCTACCCCTCCACACCCAGCATCTACAACCGCCCCGAGATGAACCACCCAGAGGAGTTCTTCGGCGGGCAGAACACGAACCCCATCTTCAGCGAGTCCGCCCGCCAGGTGAAGCCCTTCTACCTGGGGACGGAGTACAACATCATCAACCCCATCTACGCCAAGGAGCTCACCAACGTCGCCACCCAGGGGAAAGACCCCGAGCGGGCCTGGGAGGACGCCCTGCACGAGATACAGAAGAGACTACAGCTGAGAGGTGCATGGAAATGA
- a CDS encoding helicase-related protein: MSSSAYPVGTIVRARDRDWIVLPSDHDDLLMLRPLVGSDEESIGVFLPLEGDDVRQSSFPAPSPERPGNVFAALAIADAARMIIRSGAVPFRSLGRLSFVPRPYQFVPLVMALRQRVVRLLIADDVGVGKTIEAALIARELLDRGIIRRLAVLCPAHLCSQWQTELAEKFSIHAEVVQPSTIGRLERNLPRTDVSIFKHYPFLVASIDFLKGDRYRETFVRDAPELIIVDEAHIATRPGERGSSQQQQRYSLLSALARRADRHLVLVTATPHSGIEGSFRSLLGLLDPRFDAELDQPLPYDALHRHFIQRRRADLRQWLGTETRFPQRQSIEKTYLLTERYLGFFDEVWSYCRELLSEQPALGRYQQRMRYWGALSLLRCILSSPRAAVAALEAHRENRLGQLMNQAEDQLVEAVDQSYRPAVFESLEQEEASDYLTVAGGDMGTAQDSTLRQRVSRFIDRARRLEGPEADAKLACLADTLRELLRDGFQPIVFCYFIHTANYLKEHLEPLLRGEFEDLQVEAVTGELSEDQRKERIAQLAQAPRRVLVATDCLSEGINLQDHFDAVVHYDLPWNPNRLEQREGRVDRFGQQRDEVRAVTISGENNPVDLTVMRVLVRKARKIREQLGISVPAPAYSERLLESLISQLMFTRLNRRSPGQLPLSLESDDVQSFHQAWDRSAESQRPLFSQETIQPDEIQQQLEAVDSVLGTPKTLERFLQTVAPRFRGYLHPRGRAGAFELDPGELRDRLTPLGYSKWPLRVVFDRQRDSTAEYIGRTHPIIETLCREVLGRAMQDDHDFARTSAAYTRLVERRTFLVILRVRYLMRDVVEQYAEEVLPLAIRLQGGRPSPLSPHVVEGRRLLEAFADPENFTRREMPLVERQEHIDELLEGFRAHPDWYREVLEGRREEIIRSNRRLNSLVGGDTELQVEPQEPPDVLAIYALVPGGDA; encoded by the coding sequence ATGTCGAGCTCGGCGTACCCCGTAGGCACCATCGTGCGCGCCAGGGACCGCGACTGGATAGTCCTGCCCAGCGACCACGACGACCTGCTGATGCTCAGGCCGCTGGTGGGCAGCGATGAGGAGTCCATCGGGGTGTTCCTGCCGCTGGAGGGGGATGATGTCAGGCAGTCCAGCTTCCCCGCCCCCAGCCCGGAGCGCCCGGGCAACGTCTTCGCGGCGCTGGCGATCGCCGACGCCGCCCGGATGATCATCCGCTCGGGCGCCGTGCCGTTCCGGTCGCTCGGCAGGTTGTCGTTCGTCCCCAGGCCCTACCAGTTCGTACCGCTGGTGATGGCGCTCCGCCAGCGGGTGGTGCGCCTCCTGATAGCTGACGACGTGGGCGTGGGCAAGACGATCGAGGCCGCGCTCATCGCCCGCGAGCTCCTCGACAGGGGCATCATACGGCGCCTGGCGGTGCTGTGCCCCGCGCACCTCTGCAGCCAGTGGCAGACCGAGCTCGCAGAGAAGTTCTCCATCCACGCCGAGGTCGTGCAGCCCTCGACGATCGGCAGGCTGGAGCGCAACCTGCCGCGCACGGACGTGTCGATCTTCAAGCACTACCCCTTCCTGGTAGCGAGCATCGACTTCCTCAAGGGCGACCGGTACAGGGAGACCTTCGTGCGCGATGCCCCGGAGCTGATCATCGTCGACGAGGCGCACATCGCCACCCGCCCGGGGGAGCGGGGCTCCTCCCAGCAGCAACAGCGCTACAGCCTGCTGTCGGCGCTGGCCAGGCGGGCCGACCGCCACCTGGTGCTGGTGACCGCGACGCCGCACAGCGGCATAGAGGGCAGCTTCAGGTCGCTGCTGGGCCTGCTGGACCCCAGGTTCGACGCCGAGCTCGACCAGCCCCTGCCGTACGACGCGCTCCACCGCCACTTCATTCAGCGCCGTCGGGCGGACCTCAGGCAGTGGCTGGGCACGGAGACCCGCTTCCCGCAGCGGCAGAGCATCGAGAAGACCTACCTGCTCACCGAAAGGTACCTGGGGTTCTTCGACGAGGTGTGGAGCTACTGCCGGGAGCTCCTCTCCGAGCAGCCGGCCCTCGGCAGGTACCAGCAGAGGATGCGCTACTGGGGGGCTCTCTCCCTGCTGCGCTGCATCCTATCCAGCCCCAGGGCGGCGGTCGCCGCGCTGGAGGCACACCGGGAGAACAGGCTCGGGCAGCTCATGAACCAGGCCGAGGACCAGCTCGTGGAGGCGGTGGACCAGTCGTACCGGCCCGCCGTGTTCGAGAGCCTCGAGCAGGAGGAGGCCAGCGACTACCTCACGGTCGCCGGCGGTGACATGGGCACGGCCCAGGACAGCACCCTCCGGCAAAGGGTGAGCCGCTTCATCGACAGGGCCCGGAGGCTCGAGGGTCCCGAAGCCGATGCCAAGCTCGCCTGCCTGGCGGACACCCTGCGCGAGCTCCTGCGCGACGGCTTCCAGCCCATCGTGTTCTGCTACTTCATCCACACCGCCAACTACCTCAAGGAGCACCTGGAGCCCCTGCTCCGGGGGGAGTTCGAGGACCTGCAGGTGGAGGCGGTCACCGGCGAGCTCAGCGAGGACCAGCGCAAGGAGAGGATCGCCCAGCTGGCGCAGGCCCCCCGCAGGGTGCTCGTCGCCACCGACTGCCTCAGCGAGGGCATCAACCTGCAGGACCACTTCGACGCCGTCGTGCACTACGACCTGCCCTGGAACCCCAACCGCCTCGAGCAGCGGGAGGGCAGGGTCGACCGCTTCGGCCAGCAGCGCGACGAGGTGCGCGCGGTGACGATCAGCGGCGAGAACAACCCCGTCGACCTCACCGTCATGAGGGTGCTCGTCCGCAAGGCGCGGAAGATCCGGGAGCAGCTGGGCATCTCGGTGCCCGCCCCCGCCTACTCCGAGCGCCTGCTGGAGTCGCTCATCTCGCAGCTGATGTTCACCAGGCTCAACCGCCGCAGCCCCGGGCAGCTGCCCCTCAGCCTGGAGTCGGACGACGTGCAGAGCTTCCACCAGGCGTGGGACCGCTCCGCCGAGAGCCAGCGTCCCCTGTTCAGCCAGGAGACGATCCAGCCCGACGAGATCCAGCAGCAGCTGGAGGCTGTGGACTCCGTCCTGGGCACTCCCAAGACGCTCGAGCGGTTTCTCCAGACGGTGGCCCCGCGCTTCCGCGGCTACCTCCACCCCAGGGGCAGGGCCGGCGCCTTCGAGCTCGACCCCGGGGAGCTCCGCGACAGGCTGACGCCGCTGGGGTACTCCAAGTGGCCGCTGCGGGTCGTGTTCGACCGCCAGCGGGACAGCACCGCCGAGTACATCGGGCGCACCCACCCCATCATCGAGACCCTCTGCCGCGAGGTGCTGGGCCGCGCCATGCAGGACGACCACGACTTCGCGCGCACCTCCGCCGCCTACACCCGGCTGGTGGAGCGCCGCACCTTCCTGGTGATCCTCAGGGTCCGCTACCTCATGCGGGACGTGGTCGAGCAGTACGCCGAGGAGGTGCTGCCGCTGGCGATCCGGCTGCAGGGGGGGCGCCCCTCGCCCTTATCCCCACACGTGGTGGAGGGCAGGCGGCTGCTCGAGGCCTTCGCCGACCCCGAGAACTTCACCCGCCGGGAGATGCCCCTTGTCGAGCGCCAGGAACACATCGACGAGCTGCTCGAGGGCTTCCGGGCCCACCCGGACTGGTACCGCGAGGTGCTCGAGGGCCGGCGCGAGGAGATCATCCGGTCGAACAGGCGGCTGAACAGCCTGGTGGGTGGCGACACCGAGCTGCAGGTGGAGCCCCAGGAGCCGCCGGACGTCCTTGCGATCTACGCACTGGTACCAGGAGGTGATGCCTGA